In Pollutimonas sp. M17, a single genomic region encodes these proteins:
- a CDS encoding phytanoyl-CoA dioxygenase family protein, giving the protein MTASTLFPPDAAAAYERDGAICLRGAFSADWVELACQGIERNIAQPSPLFRNLGTPDGGFLSDMWGRRYIPEFERFCMESPAAAIAAQALRSNPVRLVQDTWFNKLPGASARTPWHHDTAVAGPFCSIWVALDPTPRNASLEFVAGSHRWGGTLMPRSYFSGDGDAAERFYTEFHGDAGREESGFGQVPDIEADRGAYDIIGWQLEPGDCVLFDARTLHGAPGNHLERPLRRFVTRWITEESVLSPHGRDVIGALAAAGLHADLEVGKPIRGPLFPVITVTPR; this is encoded by the coding sequence ATGACAGCAAGCACTCTATTTCCGCCCGACGCGGCCGCAGCCTACGAACGCGATGGCGCCATCTGCCTGCGCGGCGCCTTCAGCGCCGATTGGGTGGAACTGGCCTGCCAGGGCATCGAGCGCAACATCGCTCAGCCCAGCCCCTTGTTCCGCAACCTGGGCACGCCGGACGGGGGCTTTCTGTCGGACATGTGGGGGCGCCGGTATATTCCGGAATTCGAACGCTTTTGCATGGAGTCGCCGGCCGCGGCCATTGCCGCGCAGGCGCTGCGGTCCAATCCGGTGCGGCTGGTGCAGGACACCTGGTTCAACAAGCTGCCCGGCGCTTCGGCGCGCACGCCCTGGCATCACGACACCGCGGTTGCGGGGCCGTTCTGTTCGATCTGGGTGGCGCTGGATCCCACGCCCAGGAATGCCTCGCTGGAGTTCGTCGCGGGGTCGCACCGATGGGGCGGAACCTTGATGCCGCGATCCTATTTTTCCGGGGACGGCGACGCGGCCGAGCGCTTCTATACGGAATTCCATGGCGATGCCGGCCGCGAGGAGTCCGGCTTCGGACAGGTGCCCGACATCGAGGCGGACCGCGGCGCCTACGACATCATCGGCTGGCAACTGGAACCCGGCGATTGCGTGCTCTTCGACGCCCGCACGCTCCATGGCGCTCCCGGCAACCATCTTGAACGGCCGCTACGCCGTTTTGTCACCCGCTGGATCACCGAGGAGTCCGTGCTGTCGCCGCACGGCAGGGATGTCATCGGCGCTTTGGCGGCGGCGGGCCTGCACGCCGACCTGGAGGTCGGAAAGCCGATACGCGGGCCACTGTTTCCTGTCATCACCGTGACACCTAGATAG
- a CDS encoding antibiotic biosynthesis monooxygenase family protein has translation MAGMFLTITRANIKAGSEQEARSLLEKSLLPNDGSKPGDHIPGLIGFGLMRSKKDPSMYGLATVWKDEASLDALSSNPNAKTGGHWVEKFMKFTQGDVKGEGFYIESL, from the coding sequence ATGGCTGGTATGTTCCTAACAATTACTCGCGCAAACATCAAGGCTGGCAGCGAACAAGAAGCACGCTCACTGCTCGAAAAATCGCTGCTGCCCAACGACGGCTCCAAGCCGGGCGACCACATTCCGGGCCTTATCGGTTTTGGTTTGATGCGCTCCAAGAAGGATCCCTCCATGTACGGCCTGGCAACGGTCTGGAAAGACGAAGCCTCCCTGGACGCGCTGTCCTCCAACCCGAATGCGAAAACGGGCGGCCACTGGGTGGAGAAGTTCATGAAGTTCACCCAGGGCGACGTCAAGGGCGAAGGCTTCTACATCGAAAGCCTGTAA